One Erpetoichthys calabaricus chromosome 9, fErpCal1.3, whole genome shotgun sequence genomic region harbors:
- the LOC114657012 gene encoding uncharacterized protein LOC114657012 translates to MAGVSGTAGSCEPPKKAEEQEESEQRALLWEAAKIRTDSEVNVAPDGDEVCQQVPPLERACEEHSVEIVDPEEETPGEQECPICTELYDTDEHPRALLNCGHVMCNQCLNTLLKGNGEADIGRVSCPICRQKTPMLEWEIRKMQEDMAVQLSSPRSSAQHSLLPPSAYLIATSHGSRSPPARGFGAALERRFQLRFQTTRMCGCLPCVRYPVCLIVLLGRLQARCRCCYLVTLALLYVLEMSCILLIFLPVIVLVVLFTAIEK, encoded by the coding sequence ATGGCGGGCGTGTCTGGCACAGCGGGCAGCTGCGAGCCCCCCAAGAAAGCAGAGGAGCAGGAGGAATCGGAGCAGAGAGCTCTCCTCTGGGAGGCGGCGAAGATTCGAACGGACTCCGAAGTCAATGTCGCCCCGGACGGAGATGAGGTGTGCCAGCAGGTGCCCCCTTTGGAGCGCGCATGTGAAGAGCACAGCGTGGAGATCGTGGATCCGGAGGAGGAGACGCCTGGGGAGCAGGAGTGCCCGATCTGCACCGAGCTTTACGATACCGACGAGCACCCCAGGGCGCTGCTCAACTGCGGACACGTGATGTGCAATCAGTGCCTGAACACCCTGCTCAAGGGCAACGGGGAGGCCGACATCGGCAGGGTCAGCTGCCCCATCTGCAGGCAAAAGACGCCGATGCTGGAGTGGGAGATTCGCAAGATGCAGGAGGACATGGCAGTCCAACTAAGTTCTCCCCGCTCGTCGGCCCAGCACTCCTTGCTGCCCCCATCCGCCTACCTGATCGCCACCTCCCACGGCAGCAGGTCGCCCCCTGCCCGCGGCTTCGGTGCTGCCCTGGAACGGCGTTTCCAGCTGCGCTTCCAGACCACTCGAATGTGCGGCTGCCTGCCTTGTGTCCGCTACCCGGTGTGCCTAATCGTGCTGCTGGGGCGACTCCAGGCCCGCTGCCGCTGCTGCTACCTGGTTACCCTGGCGCTGCTCTACGTGCTGGAGATGAGCTGCATTCTGCTGATCTTCCTGCCCGTGATTGTCCTGGTCGTGCTCTTCACCGCCATCGAGAAGTAG